Proteins encoded together in one Prunus dulcis chromosome 3, ALMONDv2, whole genome shotgun sequence window:
- the LOC117622571 gene encoding uncharacterized protein LOC117622571, translating into MLPTYDQKKPTKTTLPTFNTRNPDASQTINLTPCFVYFNLTICSLTTLYRAYEHSDYPVVAFVVFVYVSYFVLDKCLAVYTQLPRGEQSVKKELLRFTLWGLSSAILFGFAYQFGTFMHLSAVVLMYCIAVSSSLLLFYAYYIVDDQNHNGCSFCATMPPQSSCPNQEKRNNSDNV; encoded by the coding sequence ATGTTGCCAACTTATGATCAGAAGAAACCTACAAAAACAACTCTTCCTACTTTCAACACTCGCAACCCAGATGCTAGCCAAACAATAAACTTGACCCCATGCTTTGTTTACTTCAACCTCACAATTTGTTCCCTTACAACGCTCTACCGGGCGTACGAGCACAGCGACTATCCAGTGGTGGCTTTCGTCGTGTTCGTCTACGTGTCGTATTTCGTGTTGGACAAGTGTCTAGCAGTGTACACTCAGTTGCCAAGAGGCGAGCAATCCGTGAAGAAAGAGTTGTTGAGGTTCACCCTTTGGGGGTTGTCAAGCGCCATCCTGTTCGGGTTTGCATATCAGTTTGGGACGTTTATGCACTTGTCTGCGGTTGTGCTCATGTATTGTATTGCCGTTTCCAGCAGTTTGCTGCTCTTCTATGCCTACTACATCGTTGATGACCAAAATCACAACGGTTGCAGTTTTTGCGCCACCATGCCTCCTCAGTCTTCTTGTCCTAACCAGGAAAAGCGTAACAATTCGGACAATGTCTAG
- the LOC117623589 gene encoding protein CLP1 homolog isoform X2, translating into MAQGGGAKQVKLERESELRIEVGNDAPLKLRLLNGTAEIFGTELPPEIWLTFPPRLKFAVFTWYGATIEMDGSTETDYTADETPNISYVNVHAVLEERRNRAKASPPEDSNSSQPQGPRVIVVGPTDSGKSTLSKMLLSWAAKQGWKPTFVDLDIGQGAITIPGCIAATPIEMPIDPVEGIPLEIPLVYFYGHTTPSNNVDLYKVLVKELAQVIERQFSANAESRAAGMVINTMGWIEGQGYELLLHAIDTFDANVVLVLGQEKLCSMLRDVLKNKPGVDVVKLQRSGGVVSRNAKFRQKSRSHRIRAPRSALPIGAEPAADPTRLVPVNINRDLLQTVLAVSFAKDPDQIISSNVAGFIYITDIDLHRKTITYLAPSAGDLPSKYLIAGNLPWLET; encoded by the exons ATGGCGCAAGGAGGTGGAGCAAAGCAGGTGAAATTGGAACGAGAGAGCGAACTTAGAATCGAAGTGGGCAACGACGCGCCTCTCAAGCTTCGGCTGCTCAATGGCACAGCCGAGATCTTTGGCACCGAGCTCCCCCCTGAAATCTGGCTCACCTTCCCACCCAGGCTCAAGTTTGCT GTTTTTACTTGGTATGGAGCAACAATTGAGATGGACGGCAGTACGGAAACCGATTACACCGCTGATGAG acCCCAAACATCAGTTATGTAAATGTGCATGCCGTACTGGAAGAACGGAGAAACCGTGCTAAAGCCTCGCCGCCTGAAGACTCCAATTCTTCTCAGCCTCAG GGCCCGAGGGTGATTGTTGTGGGACCTACAGATTCTGGGAAAAGTACCTTGTCCAAAATGCTTCTTAGTTGGGCAGCTAAGCAGGGATGGAAGCCTACTTTTGTCGACTTGGATATTGGACAAGGAGCTATAACAATTCCCGGATGCATTGCCGCTACTCCTATTGAAATGCCTATTGATCCGGTTGAAGGAATTCCTCTTGAAATTCCCCTTGTTTATTTCTATGGGCACACAACTCCTAG TAACAACGTAGATTTATACAAAGTACTTGTGAAGGAGCTTGCTCAAGTGatagagagacaattttctgCTAATGCTGAATCTCGAGCTGCTGGAATGGTGATCAACACTATGGGATGGATAGAAGGTCAAGGCTATGAG TTGCTTCTTCATGCAATTGATACATTCGATGCCAATGTTGTCTTAGTTTTGGGACAG GAAAAGCTTTGCAGCATGCTCAGAGATGTACTAAAGAACAAGCCCGGTGTGGACGTTGTTAAACTTCAAAGATCAGGGGGTGTTGTATCCAGGAATGCGAAATTCCGTCAAAAATCCAGGAGTCATAGGATAAGG GCCCCACGTTCAGCTTTGCCAATTGGTGCAGAGCCTGCCGCAGATCCTACAAGATTGGTGCCTGTGAATATTAACAGGGATTTGCTCCAGACGGTTCTCGCTGTTTCATTTGCTAAGGATCCTGATCAAATTATTTCTAG TAATGTTGCtgggtttatttatatcaCAGACATTGATCTTCACAG GAAGACAATTACATATCTTGCACCATCTGCGGGCGATCTTCCAAGCAAATATTTGATTGCAGGAAACTTGCCATGGCTTGAAACATGA
- the LOC117621292 gene encoding probable serine/threonine-protein kinase PIX7: MGLVLNDSKVKTWDGSKSKGKKKKDEAVEETGCWVKFSFGTCMPSRSKVDSAMTGTTISFAETKSSNEKSRDRELTRGGSSTTTSNGGSTSSTPYFSEELKVASQLRKFTFNELKQATRNFRPESLLGEGGFGCVFKGWVEENGTAPVKPGTGLTVAVKTLNHDGLQGHKEWLAEIYFLGDLIHPNLVKLIGYSIEDDQRLLVYEFLPRGSLENHLFRRSLPLPWSIRMKIALGAAKGLAFLHEEVQRPVIYRDFKTSNILLDADYNAKLSDFGLAKDGPEGDKTHVSTRVMGTYGYAAPEYVMTGHLTSKSDVYSFGVVLLEMLNGRRSMDKNRPNGEHNLVEWARQLFGDKRRLFQLIDPRLEGHFSIKGAQKAIQLAAHCLSRDPKARPMMSEVVEALKPLPNLKDMASSSYHFQTMQAARSRSTSNAKNGIRTQAVFVPRNGHPIRSLSSPNGPPASPYYPHKSPKPNSKE, translated from the exons atgggtttggTCCTTAATGATAGCAAGGTGAAGACTTGGGATGGGAGCAAATCaaagggaaagaagaagaaagatgagGCAGTGGAGGAAACTGGATGTTGGGTTAAGTTCAGTTTTGGGACTTGCATGCCTTCAAGATCCAAAGTTGATAGCGCCATGACTGGAACTACTATTTCTTTTG CGGAAACTAAATCTTCGAATGAGAAAAGTAGAGATCGAGAACTTACTCGTGGAGGATCCTCTACAACTACTAGTAATGGTGGAAGTACTTCATCCACACCCTATTTCAGTGAGGAACTGAAGGTTGCTTCTCAGCTCCGGAAATTCACATTTAATGAACTTAAGCAAGCCACTAGAAACTTCAGACCTGAGAGTCTTCTTGGTGAGGGTGGATTTGGCTGTGTGTTCAAAGGTTGGGTCGAGGAAAATGGAACTGCTCCTGTGAAACCCGGTACTGGGCTTACGGTTGCAGTTAAGACTCTCAACCATGATGGACTTCAGGGTCacaaagaatggctt gctgaaatttattttcttggtgATCTCATCCATCCTAATTTGGTAAAGTTAATTGGTTACTCCATCGAAGATGACCAAAGGTTGTTGGTTTACGAGTTTCTGCCAAGGGGAAGTTTGGAAAACCACCTCTTCAGAA GATCCCTGCCTCTTCCATGGTCTATTAGAATGAAAATTGCACTCGGTGCTGCAAAGGGTCTGGCCTTTCTTCATGAAGAAGTTCAAAGACCAGTCATATACCGTGACTTTAAAACATCTAATATTCTTTTAGATGCG GATTACAATGCCAAGCTTTCGGATTTTGGACTTGCGAAAGATGGTCCTGAGGGTGATAAAACTCATGTGTCCACACGAGTTATGGGAACCTATGGTTATGCAGCCCCAGAGTATGTGATGACTG GACATCTGACATCGAAGAGTGATGTCTATAGTTTTGGAGTTGTCCTACTCGAAATGCTAAATGGCAGAAGATCCATGGATAAAAATAGACCCAATGGGGAGCACAATCTTGTGGAATGGGCGAGACAACTTTTTGGAGACAAGAGGAGGTTATTCCAGTTAATTGACCCCCGGCTTGAAGGTCATTTTTCGATCAAAGGTGCACAAAAAGCTATCCAGCTGGCCGCCCACTGCCTCAGCCGTGACCCAAAAGCTAGACCAATGATGAGTGAAGTTGTTGAAGCCCTAAAGCCTCTACCAAACCTCAAGGATATGGCCAGTTCTTCCTATCACTTCCAAACCATGCAAGCAGCTCGTTCCAGGTCCACCTCAAATGCTAAGAATGGCATTAGAACGCAGGCAGTATTTGTACCAAGGAACGGACACCCCATAAGGAGCTTGTCAAGTCCAAATGGTCCTCCTGCTTCCCCATACTATCCTCACAAATCACCTAAACCTAACTCCAAAGAATGA
- the LOC117621293 gene encoding hypersensitive-induced response protein 2-like isoform X1, protein MGQALGCIQVKQSKVAVREQFGKFDNVLEPGCHCLPWCFGYKIAGELSLRVRQLEVRCETKTKDNVFVNVVASIQYRALPEKIADAFYKLSNANSQIQAYVFDVIRASVPKLELDAVFEQKSDIAKAVEEELAKAMSTYGYEIVQTLIVDIVPDVHVKRAMNEINAAARHRLAAKEKAEAEKILQIKRAEGEAESKYLAGLGIARQRQAIVDGLRDSVLVFSENVPGTSAKDVMDMVLVTQYFDTMKEIGASSKSSSVFIPHGPGTVRDVASQIREGLLQADYAKE, encoded by the exons ATGGGCCAAGCACTTGGTTGCATTCAAGTGAAACAGTCAAAAGTTGCTGTGAGGGAACAATTTGGGAAGTTTGATAATGTGCTTGAACCAGGATGTCACTGCTTGCCCTGGTGTTTCGGGTACAAGATAGCCGGTGAGCTATCACTGCGTGTGCGCCAACTTGAAGTTCGATGTGAAACCAAGACCAAG GACAATGTGTTTGTCAATGTGGTTGCATCTATTCAGTATCGTGCCTTACCGGAAAAGATAGCGGATGCTTTCTATAAGCTCTCTAATGCCAACTCACAGATTCAGGCCTATGTGTTTGATG TTATCAGGGCAAGTGTACCCAAACTGGAGTTGGATGCTGTCTTTGAGCAGAAGAGCGACATAGCAAAAGCTGTTGAAGAGGAGCTTGCAAAG GCGATGTCTACTTATGGTTATGAAATAGTCCAGACACTTATTGTGGATATTGTGCCTGACGTTCATGTGAAGAGAGCAATGAATGAGATCAATGCAG CTGCAAGACACAGGTTGgcagcaaaagaaaaggctGAAGCAGAGAAGATACTGCAGATCAAGCGAGCTGAAGGAGAGGCAGAGTCCAAGTACTTGGCAGGGCTTGGCATAGCCCGCCAGCGCCAGGCTATTGTTGATGGGTTGAGGGATAGTGTTCTTGTCTTCTCTGAGAATGTTCCCGGAACATCAGCCAAGGATGTCATGGACATGGTGCTGGTGACTCAATACTTTGACACCATGAAGGAGATTGGAGCATCCTCGAAGTCCTCGTCTGTTTTCATCCCGCATGGGCCAGGTACAGTGAGGGATGTTGCTTCACAGATTCGGGAGGGTCTCCTTCAAGCTGATTATGCTAAGGAGTAG
- the LOC117623589 gene encoding protein CLP1 homolog isoform X1: MAQGGGAKQVKLERESELRIEVGNDAPLKLRLLNGTAEIFGTELPPEIWLTFPPRLKFAVFTWYGATIEMDGSTETDYTADETPNISYVNVHAVLEERRNRAKASPPEDSNSSQPQGPRVIVVGPTDSGKSTLSKMLLSWAAKQGWKPTFVDLDIGQGAITIPGCIAATPIEMPIDPVEGIPLEIPLVYFYGHTTPSNNVDLYKVLVKELAQVIERQFSANAESRAAGMVINTMGWIEGQGYELLLHAIDTFDANVVLVLGQEKLCSMLRDVLKNKPGVDVVKLQRSGGVVSRNAKFRQKSRSHRIREYFYGLANDLSPHSNIANFSDLSVFRIGGGPQAPRSALPIGAEPAADPTRLVPVNINRDLLQTVLAVSFAKDPDQIISSNVAGFIYITDIDLHRKTITYLAPSAGDLPSKYLIAGNLPWLET, encoded by the exons ATGGCGCAAGGAGGTGGAGCAAAGCAGGTGAAATTGGAACGAGAGAGCGAACTTAGAATCGAAGTGGGCAACGACGCGCCTCTCAAGCTTCGGCTGCTCAATGGCACAGCCGAGATCTTTGGCACCGAGCTCCCCCCTGAAATCTGGCTCACCTTCCCACCCAGGCTCAAGTTTGCT GTTTTTACTTGGTATGGAGCAACAATTGAGATGGACGGCAGTACGGAAACCGATTACACCGCTGATGAG acCCCAAACATCAGTTATGTAAATGTGCATGCCGTACTGGAAGAACGGAGAAACCGTGCTAAAGCCTCGCCGCCTGAAGACTCCAATTCTTCTCAGCCTCAG GGCCCGAGGGTGATTGTTGTGGGACCTACAGATTCTGGGAAAAGTACCTTGTCCAAAATGCTTCTTAGTTGGGCAGCTAAGCAGGGATGGAAGCCTACTTTTGTCGACTTGGATATTGGACAAGGAGCTATAACAATTCCCGGATGCATTGCCGCTACTCCTATTGAAATGCCTATTGATCCGGTTGAAGGAATTCCTCTTGAAATTCCCCTTGTTTATTTCTATGGGCACACAACTCCTAG TAACAACGTAGATTTATACAAAGTACTTGTGAAGGAGCTTGCTCAAGTGatagagagacaattttctgCTAATGCTGAATCTCGAGCTGCTGGAATGGTGATCAACACTATGGGATGGATAGAAGGTCAAGGCTATGAG TTGCTTCTTCATGCAATTGATACATTCGATGCCAATGTTGTCTTAGTTTTGGGACAG GAAAAGCTTTGCAGCATGCTCAGAGATGTACTAAAGAACAAGCCCGGTGTGGACGTTGTTAAACTTCAAAGATCAGGGGGTGTTGTATCCAGGAATGCGAAATTCCGTCAAAAATCCAGGAGTCATAGGATAAGG GAATATTTTTATGGCCTTGCAAATGATCTGAGCCCGCATTCTAATATCGCAAATTTCAGTGATTTATCTGTCTTTCGAATTGGTGGCGGGCCACAGGCCCCACGTTCAGCTTTGCCAATTGGTGCAGAGCCTGCCGCAGATCCTACAAGATTGGTGCCTGTGAATATTAACAGGGATTTGCTCCAGACGGTTCTCGCTGTTTCATTTGCTAAGGATCCTGATCAAATTATTTCTAG TAATGTTGCtgggtttatttatatcaCAGACATTGATCTTCACAG GAAGACAATTACATATCTTGCACCATCTGCGGGCGATCTTCCAAGCAAATATTTGATTGCAGGAAACTTGCCATGGCTTGAAACATGA
- the LOC117621293 gene encoding hypersensitive-induced response protein 2-like isoform X2, with protein sequence MGQALGCIQVKQSKVAVREQFGKFDNVLEPGCHCLPWCFGYKIAGELSLRVRQLEVRCETKTKDNVFVNVVASIQYRALPEKIADAFYKLSNANSQIQAYVFDVIRASVPKLELDAVFEQKSDIAKAVEEELAKAMSTYGYEIVQTLIVDIVPDVHVKRAMNEINAAARHRLAAKEKAEAERQAIVDGLRDSVLVFSENVPGTSAKDVMDMVLVTQYFDTMKEIGASSKSSSVFIPHGPGTVRDVASQIREGLLQADYAKE encoded by the exons ATGGGCCAAGCACTTGGTTGCATTCAAGTGAAACAGTCAAAAGTTGCTGTGAGGGAACAATTTGGGAAGTTTGATAATGTGCTTGAACCAGGATGTCACTGCTTGCCCTGGTGTTTCGGGTACAAGATAGCCGGTGAGCTATCACTGCGTGTGCGCCAACTTGAAGTTCGATGTGAAACCAAGACCAAG GACAATGTGTTTGTCAATGTGGTTGCATCTATTCAGTATCGTGCCTTACCGGAAAAGATAGCGGATGCTTTCTATAAGCTCTCTAATGCCAACTCACAGATTCAGGCCTATGTGTTTGATG TTATCAGGGCAAGTGTACCCAAACTGGAGTTGGATGCTGTCTTTGAGCAGAAGAGCGACATAGCAAAAGCTGTTGAAGAGGAGCTTGCAAAG GCGATGTCTACTTATGGTTATGAAATAGTCCAGACACTTATTGTGGATATTGTGCCTGACGTTCATGTGAAGAGAGCAATGAATGAGATCAATGCAG CTGCAAGACACAGGTTGgcagcaaaagaaaaggctGAAGCAG AGCGCCAGGCTATTGTTGATGGGTTGAGGGATAGTGTTCTTGTCTTCTCTGAGAATGTTCCCGGAACATCAGCCAAGGATGTCATGGACATGGTGCTGGTGACTCAATACTTTGACACCATGAAGGAGATTGGAGCATCCTCGAAGTCCTCGTCTGTTTTCATCCCGCATGGGCCAGGTACAGTGAGGGATGTTGCTTCACAGATTCGGGAGGGTCTCCTTCAAGCTGATTATGCTAAGGAGTAG